A genomic stretch from Anabrus simplex isolate iqAnaSimp1 chromosome 2, ASM4041472v1, whole genome shotgun sequence includes:
- the LOC137498635 gene encoding uncharacterized protein: MKANYDTYLYKGSETSLRRILKAIGFVWSKGDPYAYVRENEDICFKRSCFLREYMRNKDSEKPKPVVFLDETWIFMNGSPTYSWNKPHKSGHDVQGVIRRPVSEGGRLVIVHAGTKDGFVPGADLIFATNLKRNQDYHGAMNSEKFQMWVKTQLIVHC; this comes from the exons atgaaagcaaattatgacacttatttgtacaagggctccgaaacatcattaagaagaattttgaaggccattgggtttgtgtggagtaaaggtgatccctatgcgtatgttagagaaaatgaagacatttgttttaagagatcttgttttctgagggaatacatgcgtaataaggacagtgagaaaccaaaacctgttgttttcttggatgagacttggatttttatgaatg ggtcacccacatactcctggaataaaccacacaaatctggacatgatgttcaaggagtaattcgtcgacctgtgtctgagggaggaagactggttattgttcatgctggaacgaaggatggctttgtacctg gtgctgatttgatatttgctacaaacttgaagagaaatcaggattaccatggtgctatgaacagcgagaaatttcagatgtgggtgaagacgcaattaatc gtacattgttga